The following nucleotide sequence is from Lytechinus pictus isolate F3 Inbred chromosome 10, Lp3.0, whole genome shotgun sequence.
gggtggggtggaatCTAGATCTAATAATAgtgtgtgcattagaaattcaCATTGCGTTGATGATGGACACAATTTATGTGCTGGAAATGACTGCATTTGTCAGGCCTCGGAGCCGAGACATCAAGACAGAGCGACCGAGGTCGAGACATCAGGCTTCGAGGCCGAGGACGCAAATTCTGGTCCCGAGGCCGTCCTCGGTACACAACACTGATAGCTATAGAATCAGCATGCTCTCTATACCCTACAAGATTTTTAACAAAGACATATGTGTTTCAACAAGAAATAATTGGTCAACGTATATCTGAATGGGGTATTGTACAGTACTATTGATCAACCAATGATACGAGTTGTATTCTGAGATTTAAATCCATGTTCCTCTTTGACCAATGTTGTCAAATAAAAACCTTGCTTTGAGCATAACATCCTCAAGGTGGTCTGAAATTCTATTAGAAGAAGGTACATGTACTCTTCTGTGGAAGTTCATTTTATGCTTTGACTGCTATATCTACAagttttattatcaatatacTAGTGTTCTGAAGTTGATGTGTTAATAATCaaatgttttaatgtttattcTACTTAAAACATAATAGATGgcagcaggagcaaatgttggtCGTGATGAGGCGTATACCACCATCAACAATGCTGCAATTGcagtcaccaccaccactgctgccaccaccaTCAGTGCTACTAATGCCACCACCACCAAGTCTGCTTCTGCCACTGCCATCACCATTGCCACCGCCACTACCAAGACCACTCCTGACACAAAGCCCCCAAGTCCTCAACTGACCAGATATTTCAGCTGGAGAAGGATAGACAAGGAACTTCAAAGCCAGGGCTTGCCGGTCTCCTACAATAAGAAAAATGCCAAGGGCCCATCTAATGAACTTGTTGCAGAATATTTGGCCACAGTTGTAGAAAAGCAGAGACTAACATGCAGCCACAGGTAAAAATCAATGTCAGATATGATGGATAGTCTTTGAAATATGGGTTGCAGAATGAATATCAGTAAAACCCATCATGATGTGCAATCTGATTTAACCGTAAAAaggcggtgggggggggggggctcaaaaattttcgcgataaatccacaACGTGAAAGATGGTGCCGCGTCATtatatgcctttttttttaaagattcatGAGTTTTCAGACAAAATTTGTGACACGTGGGTACCCGGTTCTGTAATTACGCAACGTTgtgtaagtacatgtcagaattactttaaaatgtgatttcatgaacaaatccaatgcaaattctgtttctagccaaaattcataattgtatcataccggtaatttttatttttactgattaaaatcaattactttCAAGTTGCTTATGATCAGAAAATTTTgtcaacaatataaaaaaaaagtaaaaaaaaacaacaaagaaatacttcagaaaaaaaaaaaccagatgaatggaatttgatatcatttaacGTTTATGTgtctgaacaaaaaaaaaaaacacttcaagGGCTTTGTTTATAGATTTCCAGCCAAATTCTAATTTCATGCATGAATAAGTAAAATTtattaattacaaataaatttaaataattttagaacgatcaaatatacaattttttcatCTGTGACAGGCATGTTGCATTTTTTCACAATTGCGCAATTAACGGTCAAGATCCCACCCCCCTTCCGCCCATCTTTCCTGCCTCCAAAATACCCTGGCAGTCTTATTAGGGTTAGATTAGGtttacattaaaatataaaattcttaCAATGGatttcagtggcgtaatgagccaaatatATTGAGAGGGCTAAATATGGTAGATGGAACAAAAGTTCTCCCAAGATGCAAGAGAGCGAAGGGAGTGAGCAAAATTGTTGAACTTTTAAAtacagaaatcaaatttttagaAAGATTTTGACGTAATCAGAAAATAATAgactatttcaccctttcccattcccttttttttttcttggtcatgaaacattgggggggggggaggcattGCCCCCTCATCTATACACCAGTGATGGATTTAATACTTTTTGCATGTACGATGACAACGCtcgctctctctccctcacccaTCCTCACTACGTGTACATGTGTGTGCAAGATAAATTATGAGGAACAATTGCATAGCATATGAAGTGATGTTTCTCAACCAGATATTCCTTATATATTATCTATTGTTGCATGTTTGCATTTTTGTTCATCATATTAACCCATCTTGAtccctttaccccccccccccccatgataaaaacttagtagTCAAATGACgtttcctcttattttcttttgatatacatgCAATGTATACATGTGAGAGAAAAAAGTGccaaacattttttgaaaatttcaatttaatttattccTTCAGGTGAGGCTTTGTCCACATTTCCAGAAAGACACAAGATAGTATCAGAAAGCCATGCCAAAATCAACGACTGAAGGGTTCGGAGAGCCATTCAAAGAGCCTAGAAATGTGATATCACCTGTAAGTTAAACACTCTTGATTATAATTCTGATTCACTTTGGCATAGGAAGTATGTCACATGATAacaatttgaatgatttttgtctTCTTGATTTGCTCTTCGTCAAGTGTTAAATTGAtatatgatatttcttttacagCTGCAAAAACAACAAACCAATATCAATCATTGGTAGATAATGTGACTTGCTTTCTCTTGCCAAAGTGGTACATGAATATTCTGCATTTCTATAATTATTGACCCCCACCACTACCACCTAAGATGCAACATGTCAAATTACTGCAAAGACATAGATGCTAGTTATTCActtcatcatatttttaattattaatttgtcAGTAAAGGAGTAATAGGACTCAGGTAGATTACCCGAAGAAgctcacataattttttttactggtagaCCCTTTACATTCATTTGATGAATTGAGTTGATGCAAAATCAACTGAATGTAAGGAGTACAAAATCCTGTTAATAAACCTTACTAGGTGAGGCTATTCTGGTAGATCATCCCGGGGGCGCCTGAGGATCTTGTCCATTTTGAGAAATCTTGCAAAGTATCGAAAGgtgcctccacccccccccccccccccagtctatTAAGggttaacaatgaaaatgaaattaggaATAACTTTGGTATCTTGCTTATATGCATTATGAATTAATTTCTATTTCAGGTACTTCAATCACATGAACAGCAGCAGgagcaacaacaacagcagcatAAACAATTTTTGCAGGAGGTGCAAAAACCACACCGGCAACCTCAACAACATCAAGATGTCCAACAACCACTCCGGGAACATTAACAGCAACCACAACTTCAGCAAGAGTTTCAACAAACACATCAGCAAAAaccaacagcagcagcaacaacagcacttatgaaatgaatttaattaAAACTCAAAAGCCAATGAGGAAACATCTTTTACAAAATGAGACATCATTTGTTCATTCTTTTACAGGATAAAGGAAAGCTTTTTTGAAAGTGTAAATTTGCAGGAACGCAATGTATGTTCCCTCTgtatctatttattgaaataaatttgactttaaaaagattgaatgatgattcaataaatatctactttttatttgtcaatgagtaaaaatacatgtattttctatttagaatgacaaaaagcaatttatcaaatcaaaatcatcaaaaaattgaccaatatggCTCTTAggccctcaaaattgttggtattttgatgaaaaagctGTTTCTGCGGCAATATTGCCGTAGAAATTGTCATTTGCCGCAGCTCCTTGAGCTGCGTCAAATATTGCCGCTGAAATTGTCATTTGCCGCAGAAAGTATCTGCggcaaagttttatgaaacggaaacTTGACGCTGTTTTAAGATTTGCCGCAGAAACACAGATTTGCCGCAGAAAATGGGAGTTGCCGCTGCggcaaatgttttatgaaacgggccccagaaaaAGAACCTGTTTTAAGGAGTGCATTTAGTGATTCATGAATAGTAAACAtatctcacaaatcaaataatgcgagctcaAAATAtgcgatattccaacctgaaaactggacagtttAAGCATTTTTTATAACCAGgaacaggggcccgtttcataaaacttttgacTTGCAACTGTAACATCTCCCATATCTATGGCAAATCTTGTTATTGCAATGGCAACTTGTCATAGTTGCAAATATCCGTTTCATAAAAGCTATGACAAATTGTTAtcgtaaataataataaatatctgaaaaatagtTCGCGAACGAGCCTGATATGATATGCAGCTCAGCTCATTCATCACGGGCCGGGTTTTTTCTTCACACACGTCGTCTGCGATAAAATTTTGTTGGTGACagaatttatgtaaattttgaaTCGGAGATGTAAGTACTTTTCATTTATCGTAGTCATTCAATTATTGCATCATTTGATATAGTAATGAAATGAATCACTTCCGAAAGAATGAGATTGATAGTAAATGTCATATTTCCATCGTTTTCTACGAGTTAAACTTGCATTTTGCCCGGGGATATCGTGGAGGCATCATCGAGATGCTGAGTGGTCGCTCATCCGGAGCTTCGGCGTAGTACACGGCAGTGTAGTACCTTGCGTTGGAGTGTATGGGGTGGAACTCTGCTGAGCGGCGTTCCGAGTTTCAGCTGTCTTTCTTCTGACTTTCGGACCTTAGTCTTTAATTACCGAATTAAGTCAGTGTGATATGTGAACAGTTGTGTGAGAGCGTGCCTTGATTTTTTTGTGGCTTGGGTTGTTGTGGGTGACAAAAATACAGTCGAGTCTTGAGAAGCATTGGATTTGGAATGGGTGTCGCGTCTGTCGATAGGTGTTCATGCTCATGTTTGACCTTGCCTTGGCTtgggcatgtttttttttcttaggggggggggggtgacaaaaAACAATATTGTTCTCTGTAACTGTGAGGGATTTTTTGTTtctagggagggggggggggtggcttgcGAGTCTCAAAAGTTTGGTGGCCAGACATTTTAAAAAggcaaaattgttttttttttaagctgtGCCtgtgagtgagcaaaaattttgGACTTTTTTAGAGGATTTAACTTAGTTCTAAGTTAGACTCTATacaaaatctgattttgtgttagattttgacCAACCCAGGCAACTGCAGCCGGCTGTGCGGGCCGCAGCCCAGGATTCGTCCGTGTAATAGTTGGCAGACAAATGGGGTAGAGTCGTGGTCGCCATAGCTGCACCCAaattaaagggaaaaaaaatgaattatgcacTTAACCcaattatatggatgaagatTGTTGAATGTTACGATGCACATTTATATAATTGACACACACTGTGAATGTACATGTGCATGCACGTATTCCGCACCGATACGGACATGATTGAATAAAAACCAAAgaacaatcaaataaatattgctCCAACTATCCATATTTGATAACAAAGACATATATGTTAAGAAATAATTGGTCAACGTAATCTGTAGGGGGTATTTTACAGTCCGATTGATCAACCAATGATAAGAGTTGTATTCTGACATTTAAATCCATGTTCATCTCTGACCGTTGTCAAATAAAAACTTTGCTCTGAGCATAACATCCTCAAGGTGGTCTAAAATTATATTAGatgaaggtacatgtactcTTCTGTGCGAGTTCATTTACGCTTTGACTGCTATATCTACGAGTTTTATAATCAATATACTGGTTCTCTGAAGTTGATGTGTTTATAATCAaatgtttttatgtttattCTCCTTAAAACATAATAGACGGAGACCAGCTGCGTGGCAGCAAGAGCAAATGTTTGTTGTGATGAGGCGTATACCACCATCACCAACGCTGCAATTGCAGTCACCACCACCAATGATGGTCCACCACTTCTGCCACCACCATCAGTTCTGCGaatgccaccaccaccaccaagtCTGCTTCTGCCATCGCCATTGCCACCGCCACTACCAAGATCATTCCTGACACAAAGCCTCCAAGTCCTCAACTGACCAGCTATTGCAGCTGGAGAAGGATAGACCCGCAACTTCAAAGTCAGGGCTTGCTGGTCTCCTACAATAAGAAAAGTGCCTGGGGCCAATCTGATGAACGTGTACTTGTAGCACAATATTTGGCCACAGTTGTAGAAATACAGAGACTAACATGCAGCCACAGGTAAAAATCAATGTCAGATATATGATTACAAAATGATGGATAGTCTTTGAAATATGGGTTGCAGAATGAATATCAGTAAAACCCATCATGATGTGCAGTCtgatttaaccctaaaaagcggtggggggggggcaggattTTTTTCACGATAAATCCACAATGTGAAACGTGGTGTTGCGtcttatgacttttttttcaagtttcatgagttTTCAGACAAATTTGTGACACCGGGGTACCCGGTTGTGAAATTATGCAACGttatgtaagtacatgtcagaattgcttaaaaatgtgatttcatgaacaaatccaatgcaaattctatttctagccaaaattcataattgtatcataccggttaaaatttatttttactgactgaaatcaattaatttcatgttgCTTATGATCACAAAATTTTgtcaacaatataaaaaaagtaaaaaaaaaccccaaatcTACAGATGAAAGGGATTTGATATCAATTAATTTTTATatgtctgaaaaaaatgacacctcAAGGGCTTTGTTTATAGATTTCCAGCCAAATTCTGATTTCATGCATGAATTAGTAAAATTTgttaataagaaataaatttaaataattttagaacactcaaatttacatttttttcatctgtgACAGGCATGTTGCATTTTGTCACAAGTGCGCAATTAACGGTCAAGATCTTGAGGGCCCCCACCCCCCTTCCGCCCATCTTTCCTGCCTCCAAAATACCCTGACAGTCTTATAAGGGTTAGATTAATTTTACATTAAGCATCCATAAAATTCTTACAATGGATttcagtggcataatgagccaaatATTTTAAGGGAGCTAAATATTGTTGGAATTTTAAATACAGAAATTGAATTTTTGGAAAGATTTTGacgtaatattcagaaaatggtaTACTATTTAACCCTTTCccgttctttttttcttggtcatgaaacattggaggggggggggcacggccCCCATCTATTTGCCAGTGATGGATTTAATACTTTTTGCATGTATGATGAcaatgctctctctctctctctccctcacccaTCCTCACTACGTGTACATGTGTGTGCAAGATAAACTATGAGGAATAATTGCATAGCATATGAAGTAACATTTCTCAACCAGAGATACCTTTGATATTATTTACTGTTGCATGTTtgcatttttgtttattaaCCCATCTTGAccactttaccccccccccccatgataaaAGCTAGAAGTCAAACCatgtttccttttatttccttttgatATTCATGCAATGTATacatgtgagaaaaaaaattacagtgccaaacattttttgaaaatttcaatttaatttattccTTCAGGTGAGGCTTTGTCCGCATTTCCAGAAAGACACAAGATAGTATCAGAAAGCCATGCCAAATTCAAGGACTGAAGGGTTTGGAGAGCCAGACAAAGAGCCTAGAAATGTGATTTAACCCGTAAGTTAAACATATTTATAATTCTGATTCACTTAGGCATAGAAAGTAAGTCACATCATAacaatttgaatgatttttgtctTCTTGAATTGCTCTTTGCCAAGAATCCAGTCCAAATTTTAGAATTAAACTCTAAGTTTGAGGTGTTgatgaattctttttttttcagctgcAAAAATAACAAACCAATATCAATCATTGGtagattattaatattaataaattattGGCGTGACTTGCTTTCTCTTGCCAAATTGGTACATGAATATTCTGCATTTCTATAATTATTGACCCCCACCACTACCATCTAAGATGTCAAATTACTGTCAAATTCACTTCatcttgtttttaattattaatttgtcAGTAAAGGAGTAAAATGACTCAGAAAGATTACCCGAAGAAGCTCACAGAATTTTTTACTGGTAGACCCTTAACATTCATTTGATGAATTGAGTTCATGCAAAATCAACTGAATGTAATGAGTACAAAATACACCTTACTAGGTGAGGCTATTCTGGTAGATCATCCCAAGGGGTGCCTGAGGATCTTGTCCATTTTGATAAATCTTGCAAAGTATCAAAAAatgcctccacccccccccagTCTATTAAGggttaacaatgaaaatgaaattaggaATAACTTTGGTATCTTGCTTATATGCATTATAAATTAATTTCTATTTCAGGTACTTCAATCACATGAACAGCAGCAGGAGCAAAAACAGCATCAACCACACAGGAGATGTAACGACAGCATTGaccaacagcaacaacaacagcagcGTAAACAATTTCTGCAGGAGGTGCAAAAACCACACCGGCAACCTCAACAATATCAAGATGTCCAACAACCACTCCGGGAACAGCAACCACAACTTCAGCAAGAGTTTCAACAAACACATCAGCAAAAaccaacagcagcagcaacaacagcacttatgaaatgaattttattgaaaCTCAAAAGCCAATGAGGAAACATCTTTTACAAAATGAGACATCATTTGTTCATTCTTTTACAGGATAAAGAAAAGCTTTTTTGAAAGTGTAAATTTGCAGGAACACAATGTATGTTCCCTATGAATctatttatagaaaaaattgactttaaaaagaatgaatggtgattcaataaatatctactttttatttgtcaatgagtaaaaatacatgtattttctatttagaatgacaaaaagcaatttatcaaatcaaaatcacaaaaaaattgaccaatatggCTCTTAggccctcaaaattgttggtattttgatgaaaaagctGTTTCTGCGGCAATATTTGACACAGCTCAAATAGCTGCGTCAAATTTGCCACAGAAATTGTCATTTGACGCAGCTCCTTGAGCTGCGTCAAATATTGCCGCTGAAATTGTCATTTGCCGCAGAAAGTATCTGCggcaaagttttatgaaacggaaacTTGACGCTGTTTTGAGATTTGCCGCAGAAACACAGATTTGCCGCAGAAAATGGGAGTTGCCGCTGCggcaaatgttttatgaaacgggccccagatcttaCTTTTTCGTCTCCAAGTgcttacaaaacaataaaagtgacgAAGCAGAAACGCTGTTCTctcaatggggctccaaaatgggcgaattttccaagagaagggcaaaatacgaaaaagagAAGTGACTCTGGCAgccccctgagggggtaggctCGAAGCCAGCACTTTGTTATATGtatagcagata
It contains:
- the LOC129266589 gene encoding uncharacterized protein LOC129266589, translating into MAAGANVGRDEAYTTINNAAIAVTTTTAATTISATNATTTKSASATAITIATATTKTTPDTKPPSPQLTRYFSWRRIDKELQSQGLPVSYNKKNAKGPSNELVAEYLATVVEKQRLTCSHR